In one Betta splendens chromosome 14, fBetSpl5.4, whole genome shotgun sequence genomic region, the following are encoded:
- the tmlhe gene encoding trimethyllysine dioxygenase, mitochondrial, with the protein MLGALNRNLRPVLRQTRLRLFGLRKTPTCAAQIRCATTSAALRLQDDCLVLNYEGTPLRFNYVWLRDHCRSASSFNSATNQRNVDTGSIDLSIRPQSTAVEDGQLVLTWPDGHVSKYDLSWLARNSYEGQKRSIVQPRVFWNLDIYEKANIESAKWDTFLTCDHELKKFLRSYLLYGVAFVDGVPATVEATKEVTQRVSLMRETTYGGMWSFTSDLSRGDTAYTQLALDRHTDTSYFQEPCGIQVFHCLKHEGTGGRTLLVDGFYAAEKLRQRSPENFELLSTVHIGHEYIESSDRHQNHMRGVGPVLNVYPWNNELYLIRYNNYDRSVINTIPHDVVQRWYVAHRQLTTELRRPENELWVKLTPGKVVFIDNWRVMHGREAFTGTRQLCGCYLTRDDVLSTARCFGLQA; encoded by the exons ATGCTTGGCGCGTTGAACAGAAACCTGCGCCCGGTGTTGCGCCAGACTCGACTGCGGCTCTTTGGACTCCGAAAAACACCAACATGCGCAGCGCAGATCCGATGTGCGACGACTTCAGCAGCGCTTCGCCTACAAGACGACTGTCTGG TGCTCAACTATGAGGGGACCCCGCTGCGCTTTAACTACGTGTGGCTGCGGGACCACTGCCGCTCCGCGTCCTCCTTCAACTCCGCCACCAACCAGAGGAACGTGGACACTGGGAGCATAGACCTCAGCATCCGTCCCCAAAGCACGGCAGTGGAGGACGGTCAGCTGGTGCTCACGT GGCCTGACGGCCATGTTTCAAAGTACGACCTTAGCTGGCTTGCAAGGAACAGCTACGAAGGACAGAAGAGGAGCATCGTACAACCACGGGTCTTCTGGAACCTCGACATCTATGAAAAGGCAAACATAGAGTCAGCCAAGTGGGACACATTTCTGACCTGTGACCATGAGCTAAAGAAGTTTCTGCGGAGCTACCTCCTGTACGGCGTGGCTTTTGTAGATGGTGTGCCAGCTACTGTTGAGGCCACAAAGGAAGTTACCCAGAGAGTCAGCCTGATGAG GGAGACCACATATGGAGGAATGTGGAGCTTCACATCCGATCTTTCCAGAGGAGACACAGCCTACACTCAGCTGGCCCTGGACCGTCACACTGACACCTCATACTTTCAGGAACCATGTGG AATCCAGGTTTTTCATTGTCTGAAGCACGAAGGAACCGGGGGCCGGACGTTGCTGGTGGACGGGTTCTACGCTGCAGAGAAGCTGCGCCAGCGGTCACCGGAAAACTTTGAGCTGCTCTCCACTGTGCACATCGGTCACGAGTACATTGAAAGCAGCGACAGACACCAAAACCACATGAGAGGCGTTGGCCCCGTGCTCAACGTCTACCCTTGGAATAATGAACTTTACCTCATTCG ATATAACAACTATGACCGATCGGTGATAAACACAATCCCTCATGATGTTGTTCAGCGCTGGTATGTGGCACATCGACAGCTGACCACTGAGCTACGGAGGCCAGAGAACGAGCTGTGGGTCAAACTGACTCCAGGGAAG GTGGTTTTTATAGATAACTGGCGCGTCATGCACGGCAGGGAGGCATTCACCGGCACCAGGCAGCTGTGTGGCTGTTATCTAACCAGAGACGACGTCCTCAGCACCGCTCGTTGCTTTGGTCTACAggcctga
- the LOC114869041 gene encoding V-set and immunoglobulin domain-containing protein 1-like → MCSSLRLLVLLSIIGCAELISVSTTQTYINVTLGGSVLLPCTFATNQPTTSLIVQWDFISASMALQQVYYYQSGQVVIPKSYEGRLQVPSSPSTTSNASIIISNMQPSDSGVYTCEVHNFPDVSGKSQVNMVVNVLEKPSTPYCAVHGDVETGHLVTLTCHSERGSPAPKYTWVKLDQARTRRPVLGRTSMAGVLQIRNISQFEFGEYQCNATNAVGFSTCTIELAHEAGDGVIAGAVIGALLGCVLIVLLVWFIAHSVKKHKYKAVKASEANEMTRHSPQPQEAAEGVPMATTAHNLHAEEDEPQA, encoded by the exons ATGTGCTCTTCACTGCGCTTGTTGGTGCTTCTAAGCATTATAG GATGTGCGGAGCTAATCTCGGTCAGCACCACTCAGACGTACATCAACGTCACGCTGGGTGGAAGCGTCCTGCTCCCGTGCACGTTCGCGACGAACCAACCGACCACCAGCCTCATAGTCCAGTGGGATTTTATCTCTGCTTCCATGGCTCTACAACAG GTTTATTATTACCAATCAGGACAAGTCGTCATTCCCAAATCCTATGAGGGAAGGCTGCAGGTTCCTTCCTCTCCCAGCACCACGAGCAACGCCTCCATAATCATAAGCAACATGCAGCCATCAGACAGCGGAGTCTACACCTGTGAGGTGCACAACTTCCCCGATGTGAGCGGGAAGTCCCAAGTCAACATGGTTGTTAACGTCCTTG AGAAACCTTCTACTCCATACTGTGCTGTGCACGGTGACGTGGAAACCGGTCACCTGGTCACTCTTACCTGCCACAGTGAGCGTGGGAGCCCGGCGCCCAAATACACCTGGGTCAAACTGGATCAGGCCAGGACCAGGAGGCCTGTGCTGGGGAGAA CATCGATGGCTGGAGTGCTGCAGATCAGAAACATATCCCAGTTTGAGTTTGGGGAGTATCAGTGCAACGCTACAAACGCAGTGGGATTTTCCACCTGCACTATTGAGCTGGCTCATG AAGCAGGAGACGGCGTGATCGCAGGCGCAGTAATCGGCGCGTTGCTCGGATGTGTCCTGATCGTCCTGCTGGTGTGGTTCATCGCTCATTCTGTGAAGAAGCACAAATACAAAGCAGTGAAGGCATCAGAGGCCAATGAGATGAC GAGGCActctcctcagcctcaggaagctgcagagggtgttcccatggcaaccacaGCCCACAACCTGCATGCAGAGGAAGATGAGCCACAAGCTTAA